From a single Elusimicrobiota bacterium genomic region:
- a CDS encoding helix-turn-helix domain-containing protein produces the protein MKKNPIATFVREKRREAKLTQAELASKAGVGLRFIRNVEQGKTSLRTDTVNKLLFLFGRCLGPVDLPRE, from the coding sequence ATGAAAAAAAATCCCATCGCTACCTTCGTCCGAGAGAAGCGCCGCGAGGCCAAGTTGACCCAAGCCGAACTGGCGTCAAAGGCCGGCGTCGGACTGCGCTTCATCCGGAATGTCGAGCAGGGCAAGACATCCCTGCGCACCGACACGGTCAACAAGCTGCTCTTCCTCTTCGGCCGGTGCTTGGGCCCGGTGGACCTGCCCCGCGAATAA